TTTCAGGACTTTGAGTCGGCGGAAGGGTACGACTACCTGTTCATCGCTCACAGCCCGGTCATCTCCTACTACGAGAACTACCCCAAGATCCTTCGGCTTGCCCGTCGGGGGCTGTTCGTCGCCTCGTGGCTGAAGAACGAGGACCGCTTTTTAGAAGACGTGGCGAAAATGATTTCCCGGGAGCCTCATACCCACGGCGGGTACGACTCCCTGTTCCTGATGAACCTCCTGATGGCTGACGGCTACTTCCCGGATTTCCGAACCGATGTGGTTCACCGGTCCGGCCGGACGTCTCCTGAGACGCTGTACCTGCGGTACACGAGCTGGCTCTTCGGCCAAAGTTTTACCGAGCAGGACCTCAAGATTGTCAAGGCCGCGGTCGACTCGTTCGCGGACGGGGACGGCACCGTTCCCGTCGCTCGGACGCAGGTTCAGTCAATGATGTACTGTGACCTCATCAGATCATAAAGCTTGACGACGAAACGCCCTCCACACGAAGGAGGGCGTTTCTCGTTTTTGAGGAAATCAATTGATCGTTCGGCTCTTTGCACGGCCGGATAAAGGGCGTCAATCGGCTGACTATCTGCTGTCTGGCTGGAAGGCGCGTCGGCTTCTCTTTAATCCTGTACAGAGAAGACGCGAAAACCGACGGGAAAACGGTCCGCAAAATTCTAAGAAGTGCTTTATTATTTTGACACGAACTTAAGAGAACGATATAATTTCGGCGTAGGGGCACCTCAAGGACTAAATAAGGAGTGTGAGCGTACGTGTCTATGACTCGCGGTTTGGCTTCAACTCTGGGGATCCTTGTTTTGGCGGCTGGCGCGGCTTTTGCGGCTCCGGCGCCTGCGGGCGTGAAAATGGACGAGAACATGTACCTGAACTTAAACTTAGGAGCTGACCCGACGACGCTTGACGTGAGCCGTCGGTCTGACGCGTACAGCTCAAATATTGAGATGGACTGCATGGAAGGGCTCGTTCGGCTGATCGACGAGAACGGCCAATACAAGATGCAGCCGATGGAGGCTTCAAGCTGGGACGTGAGCGAAGACGGCAAGGTCTACACGTTCCACCTCCGCGACGGCCTCAAGTGGTGCGACGGCGAGCCTGTGACAGCCGAGCAGTACGTGTACGGCATCCGCCGTAGCGCGGATCCCAAAGTGGGCTGCCCGAACTCGTTCTTCCTTGAGCCGCTGGCTAACTACGGCCCGGTGAGCCGCGGCGAGATGCCGGTAGAGAAGCTGGGCGTCTCGGCGCCGGACAGCAAGACGGTTGTGTTCACCCTGTCGGAGCCCACGCCGATTTTCCTCAACATGATCAACCAGACGGTGTATTACCCTCAGCGCGAGGACAAGGTGAAGGAGTGGGGCGACAAGTTCGGCACCGAGGCGAAGTACTGGATCAGCAACGGCGCGTTCAAGGTGACCGAGTGGGTTCACAACAACAAGCTGGTGACGGTCAAAAACGAGAACTACTTTGACGCCAAGAACGTTCACCTTCAGCGCGTGACTTGGCTGATCAGCGGCGACGCGGCAGCGACGTACAACCAGTTCTTGGCCGGTCAGATCGACGGGTTCAACGCCAGCAAGAAGGAGCAGGTTCAGGAGCTCGAGAACCGGAACGACCTGCAGTACAACAAGATCGTCAGCAACACGGTCGCTTTTGCCATGTTCAACACCCGCGACAAGATCTTCAAGAACGCGAAGATTCGTCGGGCGTTCTCCCTGACCTTTGACCGGGAGATGATGAACGACATGGTCTACGGCGGGCTTCGCGCCCCGGCGAACGGCTGGGTTCTGGACGCTTCCGCCATCGGGACGGAAAACTTCCGCGCCCACAGCGGCAAGTTGTTTGACGAGCAGTACGCCGAGCTGGAGAAAGAGGGCAAGACGCCGAGAGACCTGCTACTGGAAGGCATGAAGGAAGAGGGCCTGGGCGACGATCCGGCGGCTCTGAAGGTCGTGTTCTCGCTGGGCGGCACTGACGCATTCATGCGCAACATGGGCGACTTCTTCCAGCAGGTCTGCGCCGAGACGCTTGGCGTTCGGCTTGAAATCGACTTCAAAGAGTGGGGCGTTTTCTCC
This is a stretch of genomic DNA from Jonquetella anthropi DSM 22815. It encodes these proteins:
- a CDS encoding peptide ABC transporter substrate-binding protein; this translates as MTRGLASTLGILVLAAGAAFAAPAPAGVKMDENMYLNLNLGADPTTLDVSRRSDAYSSNIEMDCMEGLVRLIDENGQYKMQPMEASSWDVSEDGKVYTFHLRDGLKWCDGEPVTAEQYVYGIRRSADPKVGCPNSFFLEPLANYGPVSRGEMPVEKLGVSAPDSKTVVFTLSEPTPIFLNMINQTVYYPQREDKVKEWGDKFGTEAKYWISNGAFKVTEWVHNNKLVTVKNENYFDAKNVHLQRVTWLISGDAAATYNQFLAGQIDGFNASKKEQVQELENRNDLQYNKIVSNTVAFAMFNTRDKIFKNAKIRRAFSLTFDREMMNDMVYGGLRAPANGWVLDASAIGTENFRAHSGKLFDEQYAELEKEGKTPRDLLLEGMKEEGLGDDPAALKVVFSLGGTDAFMRNMGDFFQQVCAETLGVRLEIDFKEWGVFSSNLEKHNYQIGFMAWGAYYSDPYDLLSILVSDSDMIRTGWKNEKFDSLMKAAAHEMDDAKRLDELVQAEHIAVVDDCVVAPVVQSVVHNFIPKFVKNVSVLGFNSEGNLYTYTDGRK
- a CDS encoding class I SAM-dependent methyltransferase; the protein is MNSLSALRDLCVGQLTKPAQDMVQSNEMWNRRAKEFRLGTAGASEGCLAFLSSHAELKGRTVLDVGCGSGRYLKQLLDAGALAEGLEPSTEMVKEAKDFTARPNGAPVVIHNAAFQDFESAEGYDYLFIAHSPVISYYENYPKILRLARRGLFVASWLKNEDRFLEDVAKMISREPHTHGGYDSLFLMNLLMADGYFPDFRTDVVHRSGRTSPETLYLRYTSWLFGQSFTEQDLKIVKAAVDSFADGDGTVPVARTQVQSMMYCDLIRS